In Paenibacillus ihbetae, the following are encoded in one genomic region:
- a CDS encoding helix-turn-helix domain-containing protein, with protein sequence MIRQRLFRYAVYRNMFLSFVLLTAAMIALVTVVLFTMFSWSTAKEVGKISESMLKQNSAVSSVIRDQIYNVGNLLLSDKEIVNALLDKKADPLKQYGVFVTLNRIQSTYPFIHSIGIYNGSNNTYLNTKGITKEQEKELLEKINSKNTTYFHLFPRRISVASSPSRSEDVLTFVLLPSYYSPLSSKGAIVINMSTSTIQELIGGYRNEAVDSLYVIDDQGTIITHSDRARFMEDISQESYVQSILSSTSESGYFTRSIDGSKSIVTYVKSKDMNWTFISVSQYQNLLFNMQTLRTTALILALACFVVSIFLSIWLTHHAYNPIRHLLEKMIPLPKMKENRRQINEFAILDTTYAEMTVRMRSMESEASVAREAQVLQLLSGGDETAFRRLARDGNGPYFLAAALLLDSQDGSPGGEDGKLQSYSCAAVARAAQQMLEPEGAWVAAVGEGVVAVILPIKQNRPPIRVTGMLEELQGEMLRTLRVSVTVGIGTAAQTYEELRESFDYAQSCFRQRFFEGKGRLFHCDPVVAAEKERSDAQYPDKREKRIIEAIKLQQRDKLEKEIDLWIKEIRDYNYHEVMFFMNQFIGGLYKQLNVHTVKSRESAELFLGFTRRITRFQTLQETADALKELALRLCSLSEESGAVRHAEVVDFIQMYVRKHYARPDMSLEQVAGEVKLSRSYVGKLFKAHCELSFNDYLNAVRLEKARELLVSTEESVQSISEKVGILNTTYFYTLFKKHYQISPAQFRSQHAIETKKAQ encoded by the coding sequence ATGATCCGGCAGCGATTGTTCCGTTATGCAGTGTACCGCAACATGTTTCTCAGTTTTGTTTTGCTTACGGCAGCTATGATTGCGCTTGTAACCGTCGTCCTGTTTACGATGTTCTCCTGGAGCACCGCGAAGGAGGTAGGAAAAATCTCCGAGTCCATGCTGAAGCAGAACAGCGCCGTATCCAGCGTCATCCGCGATCAGATTTATAATGTCGGCAACCTGCTGCTCAGCGACAAGGAGATCGTGAACGCTCTGTTGGATAAAAAAGCCGATCCGCTCAAGCAGTACGGCGTGTTCGTCACGCTGAACCGAATTCAGTCCACGTACCCGTTCATTCATTCCATCGGAATCTATAACGGCTCGAATAATACGTATCTCAACACGAAAGGGATTACCAAAGAGCAGGAGAAGGAGCTGCTTGAGAAGATCAACAGCAAGAATACGACGTACTTTCACCTCTTCCCGCGCAGGATATCGGTCGCCAGTTCGCCAAGCCGAAGCGAAGACGTGCTGACCTTTGTTCTCCTTCCGAGCTACTATTCGCCGCTCAGCTCCAAAGGCGCCATCGTGATCAACATGAGCACCTCCACCATACAGGAGCTCATTGGCGGATACCGGAACGAAGCGGTGGATTCGCTGTATGTTATTGATGATCAAGGAACGATCATTACCCATTCGGACCGGGCCCGCTTCATGGAGGATATTTCGCAGGAATCGTATGTGCAGTCCATTCTGTCCTCCACTTCGGAAAGCGGCTATTTCACCCGCTCCATCGACGGCAGCAAAAGCATCGTTACCTACGTCAAATCGAAGGATATGAATTGGACGTTTATCAGCGTGAGCCAATATCAAAATCTGCTGTTCAACATGCAGACCTTGCGAACGACGGCGTTGATCCTTGCGTTGGCCTGCTTTGTCGTCAGCATTTTCCTGTCGATCTGGCTGACCCATCACGCGTACAATCCGATTCGCCACCTGCTGGAGAAGATGATCCCCCTTCCGAAAATGAAGGAAAACCGCCGTCAAATCAACGAATTCGCTATCCTCGATACGACCTACGCAGAGATGACGGTACGAATGCGGTCGATGGAATCGGAAGCTTCGGTCGCCCGAGAGGCCCAGGTGCTGCAGCTGCTCAGCGGCGGCGATGAGACGGCATTCCGGCGATTGGCCAGGGACGGCAATGGGCCGTATTTCCTGGCGGCGGCCCTCCTTCTTGATAGCCAAGACGGCTCGCCCGGCGGTGAGGACGGGAAGCTGCAGTCGTATTCCTGCGCCGCCGTCGCCCGGGCTGCCCAGCAGATGCTGGAGCCGGAGGGAGCGTGGGTGGCCGCGGTCGGGGAAGGCGTCGTAGCGGTTATTCTGCCGATCAAGCAGAACCGGCCGCCGATCCGGGTAACCGGCATGCTGGAGGAGCTGCAGGGCGAAATGCTCCGTACGCTCCGCGTATCCGTCACGGTAGGAATCGGAACGGCCGCGCAGACGTACGAGGAGCTGCGTGAGTCGTTCGATTACGCGCAATCCTGCTTCCGGCAGCGGTTTTTCGAAGGCAAGGGCAGGCTGTTCCATTGCGATCCGGTCGTCGCCGCGGAGAAGGAGCGGTCCGATGCGCAGTATCCGGACAAGCGGGAGAAGCGGATCATCGAGGCCATCAAGCTTCAGCAGCGGGACAAGCTGGAGAAGGAAATCGACCTGTGGATCAAGGAGATCCGGGATTACAACTATCACGAAGTAATGTTTTTCATGAATCAGTTCATCGGCGGTCTATACAAGCAGCTCAATGTCCACACGGTGAAGAGCCGGGAGAGTGCGGAGCTGTTCCTTGGCTTCACGCGGCGCATTACCCGTTTCCAGACGCTGCAGGAAACCGCGGATGCCTTGAAGGAGCTCGCCCTGCGGCTTTGCAGCCTGTCCGAGGAGTCGGGCGCGGTGCGGCATGCCGAGGTCGTGGACTTCATTCAGATGTACGTGCGCAAGCACTATGCAAGGCCGGATATGTCGCTCGAGCAGGTGGCGGGCGAGGTCAAGCTGTCCCGAAGTTATGTCGGCAAGCTGTTCAAGGCGCATTGCGAGCTGTCGTTCAACGATTACTTGAATGCCGTCCGCCTGGAGAAAGCCAGAGAGCTTCTCGTGAGCACCGAGGAGTCGGTGCAATCGATCAGCGAGAAGGTGGGCATTTTGAATACGACCTACTTCTATACGCTGTTTAAAAAGCATTACCAAATCTCGCCCGCGCAGTTCCGAAGCCAGCATGCGATTGAGACGAAAAAAGCGCAGTGA
- a CDS encoding extracellular solute-binding protein: MKKRKALAMWLAAMFIISVIAGCSGGGDAGGEKGSASGESSGEKKLPVRYLLPGTAPQDLDTAVKAINEKLEADGLNLTYEPTYIAWDVWDQKTNLMMSTGEEFELIAIMHDTKGPTVLAGTGGIIPIDDLLNQYGTELKASMPDWIWESAKIDGKITYVPNFWADTAYNDGMFTIRTDLLEANGLTPPKSPEELLDAAETLQKNWPQDNKNVYIKMLEEPAYFLHTTYDTYPFTVADNMIYIDQQGNVKSWLETEEFKKDVQYMNEAYARGLIMSDLLTTPTEVINQEELAGRYLYRPGDVGLSDAILQTFPDAKLDIYYLADQPKFRSYAIRNSNGVSATSPHPEAAIQFLNWVYSSQENMDLVQSGVKDVHWKDTGKNTKDYLAKNENGSPTYELPYWLLGHVEMNRYPTNTDPARLERRTTIADDAVNSITIGFTFDPTNVASQYANCIAELKTSVYPVMHGVVKYEDGYDKMLASMKAAGLDEVVAEYKRQFDEWRASQQ; this comes from the coding sequence ATGAAAAAAAGGAAAGCGCTAGCAATGTGGTTGGCCGCGATGTTCATCATTTCCGTGATCGCGGGCTGCTCCGGCGGAGGAGATGCCGGCGGGGAGAAGGGCTCCGCAAGCGGGGAGAGCAGCGGAGAGAAGAAGCTGCCCGTCCGGTACTTGCTCCCGGGCACCGCGCCGCAGGATTTGGATACCGCGGTTAAAGCGATTAACGAGAAGCTTGAGGCCGACGGTCTGAACCTTACGTATGAACCGACGTACATCGCCTGGGACGTATGGGATCAGAAGACCAACCTCATGATGTCCACAGGCGAAGAATTCGAGCTGATCGCCATCATGCACGATACGAAAGGGCCGACCGTGCTTGCCGGGACGGGCGGGATCATTCCGATCGACGATCTCCTGAACCAATACGGCACCGAGCTGAAAGCCTCCATGCCGGACTGGATCTGGGAATCCGCGAAAATCGACGGCAAGATCACCTACGTGCCGAACTTCTGGGCGGACACCGCTTATAATGACGGCATGTTCACGATCCGGACCGATTTGCTTGAGGCCAATGGCCTGACGCCGCCGAAATCGCCGGAGGAGCTGCTCGATGCGGCAGAGACTCTGCAGAAGAACTGGCCGCAGGACAACAAGAACGTATATATCAAAATGCTGGAGGAGCCTGCCTACTTCCTGCACACGACCTACGACACCTATCCGTTTACGGTGGCCGACAACATGATCTACATCGACCAGCAAGGGAACGTGAAGTCCTGGCTTGAGACCGAGGAGTTCAAAAAAGACGTGCAGTACATGAACGAAGCCTATGCGCGCGGACTGATCATGAGCGATCTGTTGACGACGCCTACGGAAGTCATCAACCAGGAAGAGCTGGCCGGACGTTATCTGTACCGTCCGGGGGATGTCGGCTTGAGCGACGCCATCCTTCAAACCTTCCCGGATGCCAAGCTGGATATTTACTATCTGGCTGACCAGCCGAAGTTCAGATCGTATGCGATCCGGAACTCGAACGGGGTATCGGCAACGTCTCCGCACCCGGAAGCCGCCATTCAGTTCCTCAATTGGGTATACAGCAGCCAAGAGAACATGGATCTCGTGCAGAGCGGCGTGAAGGACGTGCATTGGAAGGATACCGGCAAGAATACCAAGGATTATCTCGCCAAGAACGAGAACGGTTCTCCGACGTATGAGCTGCCTTACTGGCTGCTTGGTCACGTCGAGATGAACCGGTATCCGACGAATACCGACCCTGCGCGTCTGGAACGCCGTACAACCATCGCGGACGATGCCGTGAACAGTATTACGATCGGCTTCACCTTTGATCCAACGAATGTCGCCTCCCAGTACGCCAACTGCATTGCCGAGTTGAAGACGAGCGTCTATCCGGTCATGCACGGGGTCGTGAAATACGAGGACGGTTACGACAAAATGCTTGCTTCCATGAAGGCTGCGGGTCTTGACGAGGTCGTGGCGGAATACAAGCGGCAATTCGATGAATGGAGAGCGAGTCAGCAATAA
- a CDS encoding alpha-L-fucosidase: MTNQAPAIREGWKWFTESRYGMFIHFGPYAQYGRGEQVLFREHLDQNEYARRACEWNPEFFDAELWAYTARKAGMKYACLTTRHHDGYCLWDTATTDYSSAKQAPGRDLVREFTDAFRAEGLRVGLYYSWIDWRIPAYFDGPEKDPEGWEVMKRYLHTQVEELVTNYGRIDHFFFDGVWPRTAEDLDSVKLVERMKSIQPDILVNNRLGLSEEEKLHADGGGGSGDSEVLGDFGSPEHVIVPDQKRLWESSQVTTWRLWGYTNGERWRPADVLLDMLCECAEKGGTVGGNLLLNVGPQPDGQLPPAFVERALKIGQWLEVHGEAIYGSDGGNLTEFITYGRQTMKGNYLYLIIRFWDGRPVLRLADLITPVNRVTLLTTGQELDFRQEGDVLWIEGLPKERPSELFPVIRIECESRPETNQWGRERLWMGDPSRIADWARTRGTSVYADGQPRDGAGKE, from the coding sequence ATGACCAATCAGGCGCCAGCCATCCGGGAAGGGTGGAAATGGTTTACGGAAAGCCGGTACGGCATGTTCATTCATTTCGGGCCGTATGCCCAATACGGGCGCGGCGAGCAGGTGCTGTTTCGGGAGCATCTGGACCAGAACGAATATGCACGGAGGGCCTGCGAGTGGAATCCGGAGTTTTTTGACGCCGAGCTGTGGGCCTACACGGCCCGGAAGGCCGGCATGAAGTATGCATGCTTGACGACGCGCCATCATGACGGATACTGCCTATGGGATACAGCCACGACGGATTACTCGAGCGCGAAGCAGGCTCCCGGCCGGGATCTTGTCCGGGAATTCACCGACGCCTTCCGAGCGGAGGGGCTCCGGGTCGGCTTATATTACTCCTGGATCGATTGGCGGATCCCGGCCTATTTCGACGGACCGGAGAAGGATCCGGAAGGCTGGGAGGTCATGAAGCGATATTTGCATACCCAGGTGGAAGAACTCGTCACGAATTACGGACGCATCGATCATTTCTTCTTCGACGGGGTGTGGCCGAGAACGGCCGAGGACCTGGACAGCGTGAAGCTGGTGGAGCGGATGAAGTCGATTCAGCCCGACATCCTGGTGAATAACCGTCTCGGGCTGTCCGAGGAGGAGAAGCTCCATGCAGACGGAGGCGGCGGCTCCGGGGATTCCGAGGTGCTCGGCGATTTTGGTTCTCCCGAGCATGTCATCGTCCCGGACCAGAAGCGGCTCTGGGAGTCCAGTCAGGTGACGACGTGGCGGCTGTGGGGCTACACGAACGGCGAACGCTGGCGTCCGGCCGATGTACTGCTCGACATGCTGTGCGAGTGCGCGGAGAAGGGCGGCACGGTGGGCGGCAATCTCCTGCTCAATGTCGGGCCGCAGCCGGATGGGCAGCTGCCTCCTGCGTTCGTGGAGCGTGCCCTCAAGATCGGGCAATGGCTGGAGGTGCACGGTGAGGCGATTTATGGCTCGGACGGCGGAAACCTGACCGAGTTTATTACCTACGGACGGCAGACCATGAAGGGCAATTATCTGTATCTCATTATCCGGTTCTGGGACGGAAGACCGGTGCTGCGGCTGGCGGATCTCATCACGCCCGTAAACCGGGTAACGCTGCTCACGACAGGACAGGAGCTGGATTTCCGGCAGGAGGGTGACGTGCTCTGGATCGAAGGACTGCCGAAGGAGCGTCCGAGCGAGCTGTTTCCGGTCATCCGCATCGAATGCGAGAGCAGGCCCGAGACGAACCAGTGGGGACGGGAGCGTCTGTGGATGGGAGATCCATCCCGAATTGCCGATTGGGCGAGAACGCGCGGGACATCCGTCTACGCCGACGGCCAGCCGAGAGACGGAGCCGGAAAGGAGTAA
- a CDS encoding glycoside hydrolase yields the protein MRTLLFYDEQFPYAGERPTADALERMKEWTEVASAETLAGRLSEGGWDTLIHLHGPYFPKAAWEAIESHLKDGGGLVYAGGVPFRRPVRELNGSWHAEREQLAYHQRMDIHDALAVDVSRVRKLKASAEFPILQGREELFGIEPTWGLTLHPTKASDIPAEMGACGPMDTVISPLLIGEDGDRRERCAPVVMLEQHKGDYAGGRWILINQQLQAMFWEAEGAAALRELADYAGRGVTELWLKPNYAAYEPGESPQVTIQLQALSRTSVPAQAWQFEVRLIKDGSGKPEWSGQARSEAGAPQRDLQQLRLSIPVRLEPGLYRITCEAVSESGERRHLTQAVWGVDRSLLQAGDRLECGRDYFRRGGRTVPIVGMTYMTSDVARKFLHLPNVQRWDADMAEMKRAGINLVRTGIWTGYRMIMFADGHAAEDVMRAIDAFILTAKRHELEVTFTFFSFAPEAWEGVNPYLDPRSVEAQKRFVASIVTRHRGTTNVHWDLINEPSLFDPKRIFEGPVTIGDRFERKAWAEWLRQRHGNDIALLQERWNMTPGELPSFEAAIAPSPDDKLFNSVLQPKKWGPWLDFTLFTMDMHNRWASELIGTIRRCDPYQLVTVGQDEGICSQRPSPSFYGPAVDYTTVHSWWQNDHLAWDGVFTKTPDKPNLVQETGIMHVQRPDGIAKRTEEELRNMLERKYAYAFSTGGAGAVQWIWNINYFMDNANESNIGALRADGTQKPEADVSYDFGRFMNEAAGILDDNRQLEEIAVVFPYSNDFSSRKLAYEATTRAMRTLTFGMNVHPRGIGEYQLADLKRYPAKLIIVPSAHNFDDAAFEELLGLARAGSTVLWSGPLRTDAYWGPAHQRLQSELGETIHANVLREEALQLAGDRYAVSFGERKIGTLAVDRPAGQPDGELAPITVPLDAGRFIWCPLPVELNERWEPIQALYSEAMQAAAVSPELEWLKGGGLPGIYGRKLAFERGSLYIFISEYGVTTDIEVRDPDSGSAFRFPLERERTVMFTADPQGQIQTVYRPEEVPIVQLQQAKH from the coding sequence ATGAGAACGCTGTTATTTTACGATGAGCAGTTCCCGTATGCGGGCGAGCGGCCAACCGCGGACGCCCTGGAGCGGATGAAGGAATGGACGGAGGTCGCAAGCGCCGAGACGTTAGCCGGTCGGTTATCGGAAGGCGGCTGGGATACGTTGATTCACCTTCACGGGCCGTATTTTCCAAAAGCGGCTTGGGAGGCGATCGAATCCCATTTGAAGGACGGCGGCGGTCTGGTCTATGCGGGTGGCGTGCCGTTTCGGCGGCCGGTCCGCGAGCTGAACGGATCGTGGCATGCCGAACGCGAACAGCTGGCTTATCATCAGCGGATGGATATTCACGATGCGCTGGCGGTGGATGTGTCGCGGGTAAGGAAGCTGAAGGCATCTGCCGAATTTCCGATTTTGCAGGGACGTGAGGAGCTGTTCGGCATTGAACCGACGTGGGGATTGACGCTGCATCCAACCAAGGCAAGCGATATTCCCGCCGAGATGGGGGCATGCGGTCCCATGGACACCGTTATCTCGCCGCTCTTGATCGGCGAGGACGGAGATCGGCGTGAGCGCTGCGCACCGGTGGTGATGCTGGAGCAGCACAAGGGCGACTATGCCGGGGGCCGCTGGATTCTGATCAACCAGCAGCTGCAGGCCATGTTCTGGGAAGCGGAAGGTGCGGCCGCGCTGCGGGAGCTGGCTGACTACGCCGGCAGAGGCGTGACCGAGCTTTGGCTGAAGCCGAACTATGCCGCATATGAGCCGGGCGAATCGCCGCAAGTGACGATTCAGCTGCAGGCGCTGTCGCGGACGTCCGTTCCGGCTCAGGCATGGCAGTTCGAGGTACGCCTCATCAAGGACGGTTCCGGCAAGCCCGAATGGTCCGGGCAGGCGAGGTCCGAAGCCGGCGCGCCGCAGCGGGATCTGCAGCAGCTACGCTTATCCATCCCCGTGCGGCTGGAACCGGGCCTTTACCGGATCACGTGCGAAGCCGTCTCCGAGTCCGGAGAAAGGCGCCATCTGACCCAGGCGGTATGGGGCGTCGACCGCTCCTTGCTGCAGGCCGGGGATCGGCTGGAGTGCGGCCGCGACTATTTCCGCCGCGGCGGCCGAACCGTCCCGATCGTCGGTATGACGTATATGACATCCGACGTTGCGCGCAAGTTCCTCCATCTGCCGAACGTGCAGCGTTGGGATGCGGATATGGCCGAAATGAAGCGGGCCGGCATCAATCTAGTCCGGACGGGGATATGGACGGGATACCGGATGATCATGTTCGCCGACGGCCATGCGGCCGAGGATGTGATGCGGGCGATCGACGCTTTTATTCTGACGGCCAAACGGCATGAGCTGGAAGTGACCTTTACCTTCTTCTCGTTTGCACCGGAAGCATGGGAAGGCGTGAACCCTTACCTGGACCCGCGCTCGGTAGAGGCGCAGAAGCGATTCGTAGCTTCCATCGTGACAAGACACCGGGGGACGACCAACGTGCATTGGGACCTGATCAACGAGCCGTCGCTATTTGATCCGAAGCGGATCTTTGAAGGTCCCGTCACGATCGGAGACCGGTTCGAGCGGAAGGCATGGGCCGAGTGGCTCCGGCAGCGGCACGGCAATGATATTGCGCTGCTCCAGGAGCGCTGGAACATGACGCCGGGCGAGCTTCCTTCGTTCGAAGCAGCCATCGCTCCGAGTCCGGACGACAAGCTGTTCAACAGCGTGCTGCAGCCGAAGAAATGGGGACCGTGGCTGGACTTCACGCTGTTCACGATGGACATGCATAATCGCTGGGCCTCCGAGCTGATCGGAACGATCCGGCGCTGCGATCCGTACCAGCTGGTTACGGTGGGGCAGGATGAGGGCATCTGCTCCCAGCGTCCGTCGCCGTCCTTCTACGGCCCCGCCGTCGATTATACGACGGTCCATTCCTGGTGGCAGAACGATCATCTCGCATGGGACGGCGTATTCACGAAGACGCCGGACAAGCCGAATTTGGTCCAGGAGACCGGTATCATGCACGTGCAGCGTCCCGACGGCATTGCCAAGCGGACGGAAGAGGAGCTGCGCAATATGCTGGAGCGCAAGTATGCCTACGCTTTTTCGACCGGGGGAGCGGGGGCCGTGCAGTGGATTTGGAATATCAATTACTTCATGGATAACGCCAACGAATCCAACATCGGAGCCCTTCGGGCTGACGGCACGCAGAAGCCGGAGGCTGATGTGTCCTATGATTTCGGACGCTTTATGAACGAAGCGGCCGGCATACTTGACGATAACCGGCAGCTGGAGGAGATCGCGGTTGTATTTCCGTATTCGAACGATTTTTCGAGCCGCAAGCTGGCGTATGAAGCAACGACAAGAGCCATGCGTACGCTTACCTTCGGGATGAATGTGCATCCGCGCGGCATCGGCGAATATCAGCTGGCCGATCTGAAACGGTATCCGGCCAAGCTGATCATCGTGCCAAGCGCCCATAATTTCGACGATGCCGCGTTCGAAGAGCTGCTCGGGCTGGCAAGAGCCGGGAGCACCGTTCTCTGGAGCGGACCGCTCCGTACCGATGCGTACTGGGGACCGGCACACCAGCGTCTGCAGTCGGAGCTTGGAGAGACGATTCATGCGAACGTTCTTCGGGAAGAGGCGCTGCAGCTGGCGGGAGATCGTTATGCCGTTTCGTTCGGCGAGCGGAAGATCGGCACATTGGCGGTGGATCGCCCCGCAGGGCAGCCGGACGGCGAGCTTGCGCCGATTACGGTTCCATTGGATGCAGGGCGGTTCATCTGGTGTCCGCTGCCGGTCGAGCTGAACGAGCGCTGGGAGCCGATTCAGGCGCTGTATTCGGAGGCGATGCAAGCGGCCGCCGTTTCGCCGGAGCTGGAGTGGCTGAAAGGAGGCGGGCTGCCGGGCATTTACGGTCGCAAGCTGGCGTTTGAACGGGGCAGCCTGTACATCTTCATCTCCGAGTATGGAGTTACAACGGATATCGAGGTACGAGACCCTGATTCCGGATCGGCCTTTCGATTTCCGTTGGAACGGGAGCGAACCGTTATGTTCACGGCCGATCCCCAAGGACAGATACAGACCGTATATCGTCCGGAAGAAGTGCCGATCGTGCAGCTTCAACAGGCCAAGCATTAG